The genomic region GCTACCTCGAAGGGCTGGGTAAGCTGTAGCGGCTTTGTCCTCCCCAAGCCGCAACGGCCCCCGCAGGGCGCTCCTGCTGGTGCTCCTCGTCCTGTCGGGGAGCATCCTGCTGTTGCGCATGCAGGCCTCGTGGGACCTCGCCTGCACGCTGGCGCGGCGCAACCTGCCCGACGTGCTGGGGCTGGACGTGGGCATCGGCCGCTGCGAGCTGGACCCGCTGGGCTCTCGCGTGGTGGTGCACGGCTTCTCGCTCTTCCTGCCGGGGACGGACACGCCCATCGTCGCGGCGGACACGGCGGAGGTGCAGCTGGGCTTCCTGCGGCCGCTCAGCGGGCGGCTGACGCTGGCGCTGGTGCGGGCCACGCGGCCGCGCGTGTCGCTGGACTTGTCGCAGCCGTCGGCGGAGCCCGGGAAGAAGTCGGAGGGCTGCTTCCTGGACCCGCTGGAGCGGCTGCGGGTGGCGCGGCTGGACATCACCGGCGCGGAGCTGCGGCTGGCGCTGCCGGAGGGCCGGCGCGTGGAGGTGGGCGAGCTGGACGTGCGCTGGGCGGAGCGCTGGGGCGTCATCGAGCTGGACGTGGAGGCGCGGCGCGGGCTGGTGCGGCTGGGGCCGGACGTGCAGGACCTGACGCTGGGGCAGCTGGCGGTGGCGGGCGCGTTGGACCCGGACGAGGCCCTGCTGGAGCTGGAGCGCGCGGAGGTGTCGCTGGACGACCTCACCACCACGGTGTCCGGCCGCGTGGAGTCGCTGTGTGAGCCGAACCTCGCGCTGGACGCGCAGGTGTTCCTCCCGCTGCGCACGCTGTCGCAGGCGCGCCTGGTGCCGAAGCCGGCCACGGGCCACCTCTGGGCCCGCGTGTCCATCGCCGGCAGGCCCGCGTCGCCCGCGGTGTCGCTGGAGCTGTCCGGCAGCGGGCTGGGCTATGACCGCTTCGGCCCCTCCAACCTCACCGCGCGCCTGTCGTACTCGGGGGACGAGGTGCGGGTGGAGGACCTGGTGGTGCCGGTGGGCGCGGGGAAGGTGCGCGCCACGGCCCGGCTGGGGCTGACGCCGAACTTCCCGCTGGAGGTGTCGCTGTCGGCGCAGGACGCGTCGCTGGGCCGCATCCTGGACCGCGCGGGCGTGAAGGGCTCGTGGGTGGACTTCCCGGCCACGCTGGACGCGCAGCTCTCCGGCAACCTTCTGCCGCGCTTCTCGCTGGCCGGCCCGCTGGATTTGCGCACGGGTCCCTTCGTGCTGGCGACGCGCGCCTTCGACGCGCCGGAGGCCGAGGGGCTCACCATCCTCGAGTTCGACAAGGGCCGCGCCCAGGCGCAGGTGAAGATTCAGTCGGACCGCGTGTCCTTCAACCACGTCACCGCGGAGTCGGGCCGCTCGCGCGTGCATGGGGACGTGGGGCTGCTCATCGAAGACGGGCTGGGGCTGGACATCCACGGCCACGGCGACCTGGACCTCGCGGACTTCCGCCACATCGCCGGCCTGCAGTGGGCGGGGCGGGGGAGCGCGACGTACTCGCTGACGGGCGCTGCCTCGGAGCTGAAGGTGGAGGCGGGCCTGTCCATGCGCGACTTCGTCTTCTGGAACCTCTCGCTGGGCGTCCTGCAGGGGAAGCTGACCTACTCGGACGGGGTGCTGGCCTTCCCCTCCTTCACCGGCCAGAAGGGACGCACGCAGTACTACGGCAAGGCGGGCGTGTCCTTCGGGCGGCTGCTCGGGCTTCGCCTGGAGGTGAATGTCCCGCAGGGGCGCACCGAGGACCTGGTGGACGTGGTGGCGGGCCTGAGCCCCTCGCTGGCGGTGATGCAGGGGACGCTGGGCGGCACGGCCACGGGGCGCGTGGAGGTGGACAGCCCGGTGGAGAAGCTGGAGGGCCTGGTCGCCTTCGACGTGAAGGACACCACGTACTTCGGCCGCCGCATGGGCGACGGCGCCCTGCGCCTGCGCTTCGTGGACGGCAAGGCGATGGTGCTGGAGCGCACCGTGCTGAAGGGGCCGCTGGGTCGCACGTGGGCGGAGGGCACCTTCGCCTTCGCGGGCGGGCTGGACTACCGCTTCGGCGGGGACGGCCTGTCGCTGGGCGAGGCCGTGGGGCCGGAGCTCGCGGAGCGCATGGGCATCGAAGGCGCCATGGTCATGGACGGCACGGTGTCCGGCACCGCCGACGTGCCGGTGGTGGACGCCACGCTGCGCGCGCCGCGCGTCACCTTCGCCTGGCGCAACCTGGGCGCCATGGACCTCACCGGGCGTCTGGTGGGCAAGGACTTCGAGGTGTGGGGCCGGCCCTTCCAGGACGCCAACGGCCGGGTGAGCATCAAGGTGCGGGACAACTGGCCCTACGAGGCGCAGGGCTCGCTGGCGCTGCCGGAAATCCGCCCGCTGCTGCCGTCGGACCCGCTGTGGGCGGGTGTCTCCGGCTCGCTCTCCGGCACGCTGAGCGCGAAGGGGCTGATGCTGGAGCCCGCCGGCTCGCAGGTGAACGCCACGGTGGACAAGCTGGTGCTGTCGCGCGACGACGTGCACGGGGAGAACTCGGGCCCCATCGTCCTCGCCTATGCGAGCAGTCGCCTGGACGTGCAGCCCTTCCGCTTCGTGGGGCCGTACGTGGACCTGTCGCTGGGCGGGTGGATGGGGCCTCGCGGCATGGCCGTCACGCTGCGCGGCGGCTGGGACGTGCGGATGCTGGAGTCGCTGCTGCCCTCCATGGTGGAGCGCGCCACGGGTCGCGTCACCGTGGACGCGGAGGCCACCGGCACGCCGGAGGCGCCCTCCATCGTCGGCACCGCGGAGCTGCTGGACTTGCGGCTGGCGCTGCGCGACTGGCCCGTCAACGTGCGCAACATGTCCGGGCGCCTGGAGATGACGGGCAACCGGGTGCTGCTGGAGCACCTGCAGGGGCAGCTCAACGAGGGGCGCGTGTCCGCGCGCGGGGACGTGCGGCTGGAGCGCTTCCTGCCGCAGCGGCTGGGCCTCACGGTGCAGCTGGACGAGGTGCCCTACCGCCTCACCGAGGACTTGCCGGCCACCTTCTCCGGGCTGCTCCAGGTGATTGGCCCGCCCAAGGGCTTCACCGTCACGGGCGGGCTGGACATCGTGAAGATGCGCTACCAGAAGGCGCTGGACGTGGAGTCGCTGCTCAAGTCCGTCCAGAAGCGCGCCAGCACGCTGACGTCCGCGCCCGCCCCCTCGTCGTCGGGCGAGCCGCCGAAGCCATGGGTCATCTGGGACGTGAATGTGCACTTCGGCGACGTCCGGGTGGACAACAACCTGGCCAAGGCCCGCCTGCTGGGCGACGTGCGGCTGACGGGCACGGACGTGCGGCCCGGCCTGCTGGGGCGGGTGGAGCTGGCGGAGGGCAGCCAGGCCTTCTTCCGCAACAACCCCTTCACCATCAGCCAGGGGCAGCTGGAGTTCCAGGACCCCACCGGCATCGACCCCGTCTTCGAGGTCCAGGCTCAGACGCAGGTGCGCGAATACACGGTGAAGCTGCACGCCTTCGGCAAGCCGGCGGACCCGCAGGTCCTGCTCTCCTCGGAGCCGGCGCTGGTGGAGGGGGACATCGTCTCCCTGCTCACCCTGGGCTTCACCTCGTCGGACCGGGACACGGCGGCCTCGGCGAGCGCCGGCCTGGCAGCCGAGGCCCTCTTCAACGTGTCGGGGCTGGACCGGCAGCTCCAGCGCTTCCTCCCCAGCAACCCGGTGCTGCGGGATTTGTCCCTGCAAATCGCCACCACCTACAACGACGCCACGCGGCAGGCGGAGCCGACCGCACAACTGGAGTCGAAGTTCCTGAGCGAGCAGCTTAAAATCGGCATGACACAACCGGTGAGCGGACGCGGCACGCGGGCGCGCGCCGAGTACCGCTTCGACGACCGACTCTCCGCTCAGGCCCAGTGGGACAACGAGAACAGCGAAGCCTCGTTTGGCAACCTCGGGCTCGAGCTGAAGCTGAGCTGGGAGGTCGAATAGCCCGCGCCTTCACGGTGTGGGCGCTGCTGCTGTGCGTCCTCGTGTCGGGCGCGGCGGCGGCGCAGCCCGAGGGTGAGTCCTGGCCGGAGGTGGTGGCCGTGGAGCTGCACCTGCCGGGCGGCGCGGACGCGCAGGGGCTGGCCGGGCTGGTGGCGGTGCGCAAGGGACAGGCCCTGTCGCCGGGCGCGGTGCGGCGCTCGGTGGAGCGGCTGTGGGCCACGGGGCGCTTCACGGACGTGGTGGCGCGCACGGTGGAGGTGCGCGGCGGCGTCCAGCTCGTGTTCCAGCTCACGCCGGTGGCCCGGCTGGCGCGGCTGCGCTTCCATGGGAACTCCGAGCTGTCCGAGGGCGAGCTCATCGAGGCGAGCGGCCTGCTCGAGGGTGGGCCGCTGGACGCGGAGGAGCTGGAGGGGGCGGTGGCCTCCGTCCTCCAGGCGTACCAGCGCCGGGGCTTTGACTCGGCGAAGGTGACGGTGCGGCAGGAGCCGGTGACGGACGGGGTGGCGGTGTCGCTCACCGTGGAGGAGGGCGTGCCCACGCGGGTGCGGGGCGTGACGTTCTCCGGCAGCCCGGGCTTCCCGCTGCCGCGCCTGCTGGAGGTGCTGGAGATGCGGCCGGGCGAGGTGTTCGACCGGGCGCGCCTGGACTCGGGGCTGGAGCGGCTGCGCACGCTGCTGCGCGAGGCGGGCCACTGGCGCGCGCAGGTGGGGACGCCGGCGGTGCTGGTGGAGGGGAGCGCGGCCTCGGTGTCGGTGCCGCTGTCGGCGGGGCCCCGGTACTCGGTGCGCTTCCATGGCAACCACCGCTTCCCGGCGACGCTGCTGGAGCGGGTGCTGGCGCACGACGTGGCGGAGTCGCTGGACGAGGTGGTGGCGGGGCGGCTGGCGCGGCGGGTGGAGGCCTTCTACCGCTACCGTGGCTTCCACGACGTGCGCGTGCGGCCCCGCGAGGTGGTGCGGCCGGACGGAGAGCGGGCTGCGCTGGCCTTCGACGTGGAGGAGGGGCACCCGCTGCGCGTGGTGGAGGTGCGCTTCCATGGCAACCAGGGGCTGTCCTCGGAGGTGCTGCGCGGGATGCTGGCGGAGCGGGTGCGCGCGGGCGAGCCCCGGCCGGAGCTGGACCTGCGCCTGCTGGACGACCCGCTGGACGTCGAGGGACGCCACGGCCCGGAGGTGGGCGAGCTGGAGCCTCCGCCGGACCCGGCCACGGTGTACGTGGAGGACGCGTGGCTTGAAGCCGTGGACGCGATGAACGAGCTGTACCGCGAGCAGGGCTACCTCTCGGCGGGTGTGTCGTTGCGCGGGCTGACGGTGGACCTGAAGGGCCACACGGCGGTGGCGGACTTCGACGTGGAGGAGGGGCCGCAGGCGCGCGTGACGGAGGTGCGCTTCGAGGGCGTGCCGAAGGACGTGACGGTGCTGCCGGTGACGCTGAAGGTGCGCCGGGGCAGGCCACTGAGCTTCGAGGAGGTGGAGGAGGCGCGGCAGTTGCTGGAGCACGCGCTGGCGCAGTGGGGCTACCTCTTCGGCCGGGCCACGACGGAGGCGGGCGTGGGCGAGGACGGGAAGTCGGCGACGGTGGTGTTCCGCGCGGACGCGGGCCCGCAGGTGCGGGTGGGGAAGATTCTGGTGCAGGGGCTGACGCGGACGGACCTGGACCTGGTGCTGGCCAACCTGGCGCTGGAGGAGGGCAAGCCCGTTGCGCTGGAGCAGCTGACGGAGGGCCAGCGGCGGCTGGCGCGGCTGGGAGTGTTCCGGCAGGTGGACGTGTCGCTGGCGGACCCCACGCGGCGCGAGGAAACGAAGGACGTGTTGGTGACGGTGCAGGAGCGGCCCCGGCTGGATGGCCAGGTGTCCGGCGGCTACTTCCTGGTGGACGGTCCGCGAATCACGCTGGACACGGCCTACCGCAACCTGGACGGCATGGGCCTGAGCCTGCTGGCGCGCGGGAAGGTGAACTACGCGGGCTGGAGCGCGGAGGCGCTGTCACGGGACAGGCGCATCGCCTGCTCGCAGCAGGGGCTGGATGGCGGTGTCGCCCCGGGCTGTGACGCGGAGCTGCAGGGGCTGAGTGGTCTGGGCGGGCGCGGCAACCTGGCGCTGGCGCAGCCCCGGCTGTTCTTCCTGCTGCCGCTGGAGGTGGGGGCCCGGTTGGACCTGATTGGCGAGCGCGTGCACCGGCCGTCGTATGTGTCCACGCGGTTCGCCGCGGCGGCGGCGCTGGACTGGGCGGCGGCGTCGTGGCTGAGCCTGTCGCTGTCGTACGAGGTGGAGAACAACCGGCTGCGCTCGCGCGCGGGCGTGCTGGAGCTGCTGAACCGGGCGGACCAGGAGCGGCTGCGCTACCCCTTCGGAGACTTCACGCTGCACTCGCTGCGGCCCTCGGCCACGCTGGACTTCCGGGACGACCCGACGAACCCGCGCAAGGGTGTGGTGTTCATCTCCAGCGCGGAGTTCACCCGGGGGTTGAGCGTGAGGCCCACGGACGTGGCGGGCAACCGCGTGGCGGGGTACCCGATTGACGGCGTGAAGCTGGCGAGCAACCTGAGCGGCTACATCCCCCTGGGCCGGCGGGCGAGCATGGCGCTGTCGGCGCGGGCGGGCACCATCATCCCGCTGGAGGACGACGCGCAGGCCATCGGCTCGAAGCTGTTCTACCTGGGTGGCTCGTCGAGCCTGCGGGGCTTCCGCGAGGACGGAGTGCTGCCGGAGGACGTGCGTGGGGCGCTGCAGCAGCGGCTGCGGGACTGCCGGGCGCTGATTACGCCGACGGGGTGCTCGGCGGAGCTGAAGGCGGTGCTGGCCGGGCAGGTGCCGGCGAGCCAGGGCGGTGAGTTGTTCACGCTGGGCAAGGCGGAGCTTCGGCTGCCCGCGCTGACGTCATTGGACCTGGGCCTGTTCTTCGAGGCGGGCAACCTGTGGTTGGACCGGACGAACTTCGACCCGGGGCGGCTGCGGTACGCGGCGGGAGCGGGGCTGCGGTATGTGACGCCGGTGGGCCCGCTGGCCTTCGACGTGGGCTTCAACCTGGACCCGGACGAGACGGTGAACGAGGCGTCCACGCAGTTCCACTTCAGCATCGGCACGTTCTGAGGAGGCGGAGGTGCGCATGCGCTGGCCGGTGTGGATGGCGGGGCTGGTGGTGCTCGGGCTGAGCGCGGGCTGCCAGCACACGCAGGCGGAGGGTACGAAGGCAGAGCGTCCGAAGTGGATGCCGCCGGAGGGGGACTGTCCGCGAGGCTCGCTCTTGCAGATGGAGCGGCTGGGGTTGAAGCCGGGAGACAGGGTGCCCGTCATCGTGGACGCCATCCAGGACCACCCGGGGCCGGCGCGGTACAACTACAGCTTCGTGATTGCCCTGCCACGAGAGGAGGGCGAGAAGCAGCTGCCGGGAGCGCGCATCGGAGGGCGGCTGTACGTGACGAAGCACCGGGTGTTCGGCCGGTATGACCGCATCTTCCTGCCGGAGAGCGGAGCGATGTCCGTGCCCTTCTGCGGAATCCTGCTGGATGCGCGCTGGGACAAGGACGGCGAGGGACTGATTGCCTACCCGAGCCCGATGAAGGGCTTCTCCGTGGTGCAGGACAACACGGGCGTCATCCAGGTGGTGGACAAGTATCCGTGAGCAGGTGGCGCGCGTCCCGGTCCTTGAATCGCGACCCGGGGTGCGCCTCCCGGTTGAGCCCGGGAGGGCAGGTGTCCTGGATGCAGTGGGCCTCGCACGGCCGGGCGTGGCAGCGCGGGCGCGCGAGGGCCTCCTCCTGTGCTGGCTTGCTGCTGGCTCGGCCTGTTACTTCGAGCTGGCTTCGGTGGGCTCGTGCGACGCCGATGCACATGTACTCGTGGCGGCGTCCCCGCAGGAGCTAGTGCCCGGGCAGCAGAAGTTTCCGCAGGCAGTGCTCCCGGCGGGACACGTAGAGGTGCAGTACGCTCGCGTGCCGTTGTTGTCGTAGGCACACATCTGGTCCAAAAAGCAGCAGGTTCTGCTCGTGACCGTCGCCCTGCACGAGAACAAATCCAGATCGGCCCGACACCAAACGGGCCCCGGACCGAAATCCTCAACGCATTCGTAGTTGCTGCCCAGGCACGACTCCTCTCCGCCGGGCGGTCCACACACCTCCCAGGGGAAGCATGCCTCTGCCTCACCAACCGCGGTGAAGAGCGTGCCCAGGGTGGCAATCGTGATGAACACGCGACTCAGCATCCGGAATGATGGCATTTCATGAGCTCCCCCAGAAGCCACGGGGACGACGCGACCCAATGGCAGTTCTGGAAATGGTGAGGCTCGCACCTAATTGTAAAGCATTGCGCTGTCAATCCTGCTGGGTGAGGCAGTCAGCTCGAGCCAGGTCAGGAATGCAGCGGTTCTGAATGTGGATGCGGTGCCGTAACCGTACGGCTCGCCAGCGCACCGCGTTCGTGGGGCAGGGGCTTGAAGAGAGTGGGGGCTAGCACTCGACGCTCAGTCCTTGAAGAGCCGGTGGAGGTACGCCTCTCGGTTCAGCAGGAAGTCCCGCGTGAGGGAGTAGTGCTCCGTGTCCTCGTAGTTCACCGCGATGACGCCCTGCTCGGAGAGCTGGTAGATGCGAGCGTCCGGGTAGGCGAGCAGCAACGGTGAGTGCGTCGAGATGATGAACTGACAGGCGTCGCGCGTCAGGTCGTGCATCGCGCGGAGCAGGCTGAGCTGGCGCTGGGGGGAGAGGGCGGCCTCGGGCTCGTCGAGCACGTAGAGCCCACCTCCGGAGAAGCGCTCGCGGACCAGCGTGAGGAAGGCCTCCCCGTGCGACATCTCATGGGGGCTGACGGCGCCGAAGGCGGCCAGGGCGTCGGAGTTCTTCTCTGTCTCCGTCGCGACGTTGAAGAAGCTCTCCGCGCGGAGGAAGTAGCCCGTCCTCGGCCTTCGGGTTCCCCGAGAGAGGCGCAGGTATTTGTGAAGGCTGGACTCGGAGCGCCGCGTGGCGAAGTTGAAGTTGCGGCTGCCTCCCTCCGCGTTGAAGCCGGCGGCCACGGCGATGCCCTCCACCAGCGTGGACTTGCCGCTCCCGTTCTCGCCAACGAAGAAGGTGACCTGGGGGTGGAAGTCCAGCGTCTCCAACTCGCGCAGGGCGGTGATGTTGAAGGGGTACTTCGAGAGGTCCGGCACGTCGTCACGGAGGAGCGTCAGGGACCTCACGTAGGTGTCCATTCCGCCCGTGAGGCCGCCGGTTTCCTGCTTCTTGCGCGTACGTGCCATGTCGGATGAAGGGTATACCACCTTGGAGGTTGGCCACGAATCGCGACACAAGACGGGTAGGGCGGCTCAGCCGGGCTTCATGCCAGTGCGGACCATGGCCTGCTCGATGTCCTTCATCAGCTCGTGCTTGAAGCGTCCTCGCTTCAGGCATCGGATTCGCCGTGCCGTGTCCGCGATGAAGGGCCTCACGATGGGGGAGTCCTCCTCACCCAACTCGACCCACCGGCCGAGCATGGCGGCGATGTGAACCCTCCTGTCGATGCTTGAGAACCCGAGCCGGGTCATGCGTTTGAACTCCAATAGCAACGTCGCTTTGGGCTCGGCGGGCATGCATGCTCGGCCCAGGAGAAGCTCCGCTACGCGTCTGGCCATCTCGCGTCGCACGAACGCCGTCCGTGCCTTGGCTTGCATCTCCCTGAGAAGGCTGAGCATCGCGGTCCGAAAGAGAGGGTAGTCCTTCTTCAAGACGGTAAGCAGGGTGCGGTCGAGAGCGTCGGAGAACTCCCTCTCAAGCAACTGCTTGGGCGTCATTCGACTGCGGGGCATTTCCTTCCTCCGGGTGTTCTGGTCGGCCAGTAGCCTCGATTCCTGCAAAGCAGGAAACACTCCCTGCAGACGCTGTGGCCAAATCCACCTGAGTTTCGACGGTTCGCCACCTTCGCCTGCTCCATGCACTTCGTGTACAGGTCATTGCAGCGGTCGTAGGGTTCGCCGTCATCCTCTGTATCCAACTCCTCCGCCGCCCGAGGCGGAATGACCGGTCCCGAGTCCGGAGGCTTGGGTTTCTGGGGATTGGGCCTGGGCTTGGGCGCAGTCCCCAGTTGCTCACAGGCCGCCACCGAGCCGTTCTTGCACGCGCAGTCCACGGTGCTCGCGCATCCAGGCCCCGGGCCCGGCCCCACGGATTGACGAAGTGTCCGCGAGCCACCTGCACAACTCACCAGACACAAGCTCGTGAGCATCACCCACAGGCATGTGTGCATCCCCCCCAGCGTAACAGCTGTGTTCCAGTGAGAGGCAGGGGGCTGTCGCCACGGCATCCCCGGTGGTGACATTGTCAGCGCACCTGTCCGGGGAGCCTGCGGCTTGCCGCCGCTCTCTGCGCTACAGTCCCCACCGTGTTCTACGCGTGCGTACGTGCGGTGGTCGCGCTGTTCCTACGGCTCTTCTACCGGGTGAAGGTGAATGCCCCTGCCACCGAGCCGGAGGGCCCGGTGCTCTTCGTGGGCAATCATCCGAATGGGCTCATCGACCCGGCCCTGGTCTTCGTCCTCACCCGGCGCAAGGTGACGTTCCTCGCCAAGGCTCCGCTGTTCAAGATGCCCGTCATCGGCTGGTTGCTCCGCGGACTCGACGCGCTGCCCGTGTATCGCAAGCAGGATGACCCCTCGAAGATGGGAGGCAACGAGGGCACGCTGGACGCCGCCAAGGGTGCCCTCGTGGCTGGCCGCGCCATCACCATCTTTCCGGAAGGGAAGAGTCATTCGGAGCCCGGGCTCGCCGAGCTGAAGACCGGTGCCGCGCGCATCGCCCTCAACGCCGCGAAGGAAGGCGCGCCCGTGCGCATCGTCCCCGTGGGCCTCACCTACGCGGAGAAGCACGTGTTCCGCAGCGAGGTCCTCATCGATGTGGGCCCCGCCATTGAAGTACGGCCCTTCCTCCCCGCCGACCCCGCGGCCGAGCCCGACGCCGCGCGCCGCCTCACCGAGCGCATCGCCGAGGGCCTGCGCGCCGTCACGCTCAACCTGGAGCAGTGGGCGGACCTGCCGCTGGTGCAGCTCGCCGAGCAGCTCTACGCCTTCAAGCAGGGCGGCACGCTGGATGCGGAGCGGCTGCGGCTGTGGGCTCGCGGCGTACAACTCTTCCGCGCGCAGGAGCCGGAGCGCTTCGAGGGCGTCCGCGCGCACCTCGCCTCCTTCAAGCACCGCATGGAGCTGGTGCAGGCGGCGGGCCCGAAGGACCTCGCCCTGGTGTACCGCCCGGGCAACGTGGTGCCCTTCGTGGTGAAGAACGTGCTCTCGCTGGTCTTCGGGCTGCCGCTGTTCGCCCTGGGGCTGGCGCTGTTCTGGCTGCCCTACCAGCTGCCCCGCGTCGCGAGCCGCAAGGCGGAGCTGGACGTGCAGGCCACGGTGAAGTTCCTCACCGCCTTCGTGGTGGCCCTGGTGTGGTGGGGCGCGCTGACGGTGGCGGCGGGGTGGTGGGCCGGAGTGCCCTGGGGTGTGGCCACCTTCCTCTTGGTGCCGCCGCTGGCCCTCTTCACGCTCTACTTCGCCGAGCGCTGGGAGACGCTCCGGCGCGACATCGGCGTGTTCTTCACGCTGGGCAACCGCACGCGCCTCAAGGCCCTGCTGCTGGCCGACGGCGAGCGGCTGGCCTCGGAGGTAGAGCACCTGGCCGACGAGTACCGGCCAAAGCTCGACGGCTCCACGCCGCCCGGGCCCGCTACCGTGGCTCCCTGACCCGGGCGGAAAGCCCTCCCGGTTCAGGACGCACCGGGAGGCCCGTGGACTCCTGATTCATCGCCTGGCGGCTCACCGTGCTCGCGGCACGGCCTCGCGGAACAGCTTCGCGCCCGCCAGCAAGGCCAGGCCGCCCAGCAGCACGGGCAGGGCGTTCACTTCAATCGCGGTGTGCAGGCTCGACGCGTCCGCGATGGTGCCGATGAGCGTGGGCGAAATCGCATCACCCAGCATGTGGATGAAGAGCACGTTCAGCCCCATGGCGAAGGCACGGAACGCGGGCGGCACGCAGTTGACGATGGCCGCGTTGATGGGGCCGCTGTTGAGGAAGATGAGGAACTGCGCCACGGCAATCACCGCGAACGTCAGCGCGGTGTCCTGGATGTTCACCGCGAGGTACATGGCCGGCGCCGCCAGCAGCAGCCCCACGCCCGACATCCACAGGCCACCACCCTCGCGCTTGCGGTCCAGCCTGTCTCCCAGCCACCCGCCCACCAGCGTGCCCACCAGTCCCGCCACCAGCGTAATCGCGCCGAAGGTGGTGCCGGTGTCGCCCTGCGCCATGCCCCGCTCGCGCACCAGGTACGTGGGCATCCAGAAGCCCAGCCCGCCGATGGAGAACGTCATCAGCGTGTAGCCCGCCGTCACGGCCCAGAAGGCCGGGTTCCGCCCCAGCCCCTTCAGCCCCACCATGAAGGGCATCTTCGTCTGCGCTTCGGGCCCGTCCATGGCCCCGCGCTGGGGCTCGGGCATGAAGAAGGCCATGACGCCCAGCACGAGTCCCGGCACGCCGCCCACGTAGAAGGCCACGTGCCACGAGTATTGCTCCGTCAGCCACCCACCCAGCCCGTACCCCGCGGCCACGCCCACGGGAATCGCCGTGTAGAAGAAGGCGAGGATTCGCGTGCGCATCTCGCGCGGGTACAGGTCCGAGATGATGCTCGGCGCCACCGCGCCATAGCCCGCCTCGCCAATCCCAATCACCGAGCGAGCCACCAGCAGCGCGATGAACGAGGTGGCCAGGCCGCTCGCGCCCGTGGCCAGGCTCCACAGCAGCACGCCGCCCGCCACCAGCAGCTTCCGGGGATAACGGTCCCCCAGGTAGCCGCCCAGCGGCGAGGCCAGCATGAACACCACCATGAACATGGTGCCCAGCAGGCCGGACTGCGTGTCGTTGATGCCGAACTCCTTCTGGATGTCCGGCAGCGCCACCGCGACGATGTACCGGTCGAGGTAGTTGACCAGGTTGATGAGCGTCAGGATGAACAGCGCGAAGCCGGCGTTCGACGCGGGCGTCGAGGGCACTGCCGGCGAGGCCGCGGCGGGAGAGGCGTTCATGTCGAGGTGGCTCCAGCGCCGAAGCGGTGAGCGAGCAGGCCCCAGCGCAGGCCCCGGTCGCTCACCCGGCACGACTCCAGGCCCAGCGCCTTCACCGACTCCAGGAGGATGAGCGCGCCCGCGGAGATGACGTCCGCGCGCTTGGGCTGCATGCCGGGAAGGGCACGGCGCTGTTCCAGCGGCGTCTGGCACAGCCGGGCGGCCAGCGCCGTCAGCTCGGCCACGGACAGCGTGCCGCCGTGCACCTGCTCCGCGACATAGGGGTCGATGGCGTGCT from Pyxidicoccus trucidator harbors:
- a CDS encoding lysophospholipid acyltransferase family protein — protein: MFYACVRAVVALFLRLFYRVKVNAPATEPEGPVLFVGNHPNGLIDPALVFVLTRRKVTFLAKAPLFKMPVIGWLLRGLDALPVYRKQDDPSKMGGNEGTLDAAKGALVAGRAITIFPEGKSHSEPGLAELKTGAARIALNAAKEGAPVRIVPVGLTYAEKHVFRSEVLIDVGPAIEVRPFLPADPAAEPDAARRLTERIAEGLRAVTLNLEQWADLPLVQLAEQLYAFKQGGTLDAERLRLWARGVQLFRAQEPERFEGVRAHLASFKHRMELVQAAGPKDLALVYRPGNVVPFVVKNVLSLVFGLPLFALGLALFWLPYQLPRVASRKAELDVQATVKFLTAFVVALVWWGALTVAAGWWAGVPWGVATFLLVPPLALFTLYFAERWETLRRDIGVFFTLGNRTRLKALLLADGERLASEVEHLADEYRPKLDGSTPPGPATVAP
- a CDS encoding spinster family MFS transporter, which encodes MNASPAAASPAVPSTPASNAGFALFILTLINLVNYLDRYIVAVALPDIQKEFGINDTQSGLLGTMFMVVFMLASPLGGYLGDRYPRKLLVAGGVLLWSLATGASGLATSFIALLVARSVIGIGEAGYGAVAPSIISDLYPREMRTRILAFFYTAIPVGVAAGYGLGGWLTEQYSWHVAFYVGGVPGLVLGVMAFFMPEPQRGAMDGPEAQTKMPFMVGLKGLGRNPAFWAVTAGYTLMTFSIGGLGFWMPTYLVRERGMAQGDTGTTFGAITLVAGLVGTLVGGWLGDRLDRKREGGGLWMSGVGLLLAAPAMYLAVNIQDTALTFAVIAVAQFLIFLNSGPINAAIVNCVPPAFRAFAMGLNVLFIHMLGDAISPTLIGTIADASSLHTAIEVNALPVLLGGLALLAGAKLFREAVPRAR